GTGTGGGTGGGATCGAGCGCCAGCGCGTCGTCCGCCGCGTCCAGCGCCTCGCGCCAGCGGCGGCGGCCCAGGTGCGCGGCGGAAAGCACCACGTAGTGCCCCGCGTCGTCCGAATCGATTCGGATGGCCTGCTGCGCCGCCCGCATGGCGTCGTCCCACCGCTCCGCCTCCAGGTGCACCCGCGCCTCGGCGTAGTGCGGAAACGGGTCGTCCGGCGCCAGCCCCACCGCGGCGAGCTGGGCACGGAGCTGCGCGCGCGCGGCGTTGCTCCCGCGGTCGTCGTTCTTCCGCAAGG
This Longimicrobium sp. DNA region includes the following protein-coding sequences:
- a CDS encoding tetratricopeptide repeat protein, with the translated sequence MSGRGEAVPFRWDVSRREQLGRLLEAELPPVPPWHSGRGMIGLLPELRPCAAGVVARAGDARLVFVGRSLENVFDYLSGILSDTEWPGRCELLLVSLRKNDDRGSNAARAQLRAQLAAVGLAPDDPFPHYAEARVHLEAERWDDAMRAAQQAIRIDSDDAGHYVVLSAAHLGRRRWREALDAADDALALDPTHT